A single region of the Dunckerocampus dactyliophorus isolate RoL2022-P2 chromosome 3, RoL_Ddac_1.1, whole genome shotgun sequence genome encodes:
- the phka2 gene encoding phosphorylase b kinase regulatory subunit alpha, liver isoform isoform X3, which produces MRSRSNSGVRLDGYARLVQETILCHQNPVTGLLPASTHKKDAWVRDNVYSILAVWGLGMAYRKNADRDEDKAKAYELEQSVVKLMQGLLRCMMRQVAKVEKFKHTQSTKDCLHAKYDTPTCATVVGDDQWGHLQVDATSIYLLMLAQMTASGLCIISNMDEVAFIQNLVFYIEAAYKVADYGMWERGDKTNQGIPELNGSSVGIAKAALEAIDELDLFGAHGGPKSVIHVLPDEVEHCQSILCSMLPRASTSKEIDAGLLSVISFPAFAVEDADLVAITKSEIISKLQGRYGCCRFIRDGYRCPKEDPSRLHYDPAELKLFENIECEWPVFWTYLILDGVFTGDQVQVQEYREALEAVLIRGKNGIKLLPELYAVPSDKVDEEYSNPHTVDRVATGQVPHMWGQSLYILSCLLAEGFLAPGEIDPLNRRFSTNLKPDVVVQVCVLAESEDIQNLLSDHGIKVQMLSDVHPIRVLPARILSHVYVRLGNCKKLNLSGRPYRHIGVLGTSKFYEIRNRSYIFTPQFLDQHHFYLALDNQMIVEMLRTEVAYLSSCWRMTGRPTLTFPITRSMLVEDGNTIDPCILATLRKLQDGYFAGARMQMSELSTLQTTSFHTRLSFLDEETDDSLLDEVEEKDKDYGEEYSNCEPSDGSNNMFDQYLTQLLHSTTTRRHLPPIQSGQHHVFSAEHTTRDILSFMAQVQGLHVPKSSMYLPVTPLMNKHRKSLNLLEVPQPSPHGVKHKSHSAADLHLPRDAQGNTDFASLVRQLKECPTLQDQADILYVLYVMKGADWLVELSGPGQGGASVRTLLEELYVQAGACKEWGLIRYISGVLRKRVEVLSEACTDLISHHKQITVGLPPEPRERVITVPLPPEELNCLIYEASGQDISVAVLTQEIMVYLAMYVRSQPALFGDMLRLRIGLIMQVMATELARSLRCSGEEASESLMSLSPFGMKNLLHHILSGKEFGVEKSMRPIQSTATSPAISIHELGHTGATKTERSGIHKLKSEIRQILSGGVSTCSNVTSPRSTHFQLCNIRCSSPSTPSGMLSPVGSGAGDGQLHWEERQGQWLRRRRLDGAINRVPMGFYQKVWKILQKCHGLSIDGYVLPSSTTREMTAKEIKFAVQVESVLNHVPQPEYRQLLVETLTVLGLVADVDVDNIGGIIHVDRILHMANNLFLCDQKSKSACEYFLEKDPATGICNFFYDSAPSGRYGTMTYLSKAVITYVQDFLPTSSCMMQ; this is translated from the exons ATGAGGAGCCGCAGTAATTCAGGAGTGAGGCTGGATGGATATGCCAGGCTGGTCCAGGAGACTATCTTGTGCCACCAG aacCCAGTGACAGGGCTGCTGCCTGCCAGCACCCACAAGAAGGATGCCTGGGTGAGGGATAATGTGTACAGTATTCTAGCTGTGTGGGGGCTGGGCATGGCTTATCGCAAGAATGCAGACCGGGATGAGGACAAGGCCAAAGCTTACGAACTGGAGCAG aGTGTAGTCAAACTGATGCAAGGACTTCTACGTTGCATGATGAGGCAG GTTGCCAAAGTGGAGAAGTTCAAACATACTCAGAGCACCAAGGATTGTTTGCATGCCAAATATGACACTCCCACCTGTGCCACTGTGGTTGGAGATGACCAGTGGGGTCATCTTCAGGTGGACGCCACCTCCATTTACTTACTGATGCTGGCACAGATGACAGCGTCAG GTCTTTGTATCATCTCAAACATGGATGAGGTAGCTTTTATCCAAAACTTGGTCTTCTACATAGAGGCAGCATACAAGGTGGCG GACTATGGGATGTGGGAGCGTGGTGACAAAACCAACCAGGGAATTCCGGAACTCAATGGTAGCTCTGTCGGAATTGCAAAG GCAGCTCTTGAGGCTATAGATGAGCTGGATCTTTTTGGTGCCCATGGAGGCCCGAAGTCGGTCATCCATGTTCTTCCTGATGAAGTGGAGCACTGTCAG TCCATTCTGTGCTCCATGCTGCCTAGAGCTTCTACTTCCAAGGAGATAGATGCTGGTCTTCTGTCTGTTATTTCTTTCCCTGCCTTTGCAGTGGAGGATGCTGACCTGGTGGCCATCACCAAGTCAGAAATCATCAGCAAATTGCAG GGACGTTATGGCTGCTGTCGCTTCATTAGGGATGGATATCGTTGTCCTAAAGAG GACCCATCCCGGCTGCATTATGATCCTGCTGAGCTGAAACTGTTTGAGAATATTGAATGTGAGTGGCCGGTATTCTGGACTTACCTCATTCTTGATGGTGTCTTTACAGGAGACCAAGTGCAG GTGCAGGAATACCGTGAGGCACTGGAGGCTGTTTTGATCCGAGGAAAAAACGGCATCAAATTACTGCCTGAACTTTATGCTGTACCAAGTGACAAG GTGGACGAGGAGTACAGCAACCCCCACACTGTGGATAGAGTAGCCACGGGACAGGTGCCTCACATGTGGGGACAATCACTTTACATCCTGAGCTGTCTTCTTGCTGAG GGCTTTTTGGCACCAGGAGAGATAGATCCTCTCAACAGACGCTTCTCTACCAATTTAAAACCAGATGTCGTTGTGCAAG TTTGTGTCTTAGCAGAGTCAGAGGACATCCAGAACTTGTTGAGTGATCATGGCATAAAGGTCCAGATGTTGTCTGACGTTCACCCTATTAGGGTCCTGCCTGCTCGCATCCTGAGCCATGTCTATGTCCGACTGG GGAATTGCAAAAAGCTAAATTTAAGTGGGAGGCCTTACAGACATATTGGAGTTTTGGGAACATCCAAGTTTTATGAGATCAGGAACCGCTCTTATATATTCACCCCTCAG TTTCTGGATCAGCATCATTTCTACTTGGCCCTCGACAACCAGATGATCGTGGAGATGTTGCGAACGGAGGTGGCCTACCTCTCCTCCTGCTGGAGAATGACAGGACGGCCCACTCTGACTTTCCCCATCACCCGCAGCATGCTTG TGGAAGATGGCAATACAATTGATCCGTGTATCCTAGCTACACTCAGGAAGCTGCAGGATGGCTATTTTGCTGGAGCAAG GATGCAGATGTCGGAGCTCTCCACTCTGCAAACCACTTCCTTCCACACTCGCCTCAGCTTCCTGGATGAAGAGACTGATGACAGCTTGCTTGACGAGGTTGAGGAAAAGGATAAAGACTATGGTGAAGAATACAGCAACTGTGAGCCTTCGG ATGGCTCAAACAACATGTTTGACCAGTACCTCACTCAGCTTCTCCACAGCACCACCACCCGGCGTCATCTTCCTCCCATCCAGAGCGGGCAGCACCACGTGTTCAGTGCTGAACACACCACCAGAGACATCCTGTCCTTTATGGCCCAGGTTCAGGGTCTTCACGTGCCCA AGTCTTCCATGTATCTTCCTGTTACTCCTCTCATGAACAAGCACCGTAAATCTCTCAACCTGCTCGAGGTACCTCAGCCTAGCCCACATGGAGTAAAGCACAAG TCTCACAGCGCTGCTGATCTTCACCTGCCTCGAGATGCGCAGGGCAACACTGACTTTGCATCACTGGTGAGGCAGCTGAAGGAGTGCCCCACTCTGCAGGACCAAGCGGACATTCTTTATGTCCTCTATGTGATGAA AGGAGCTGATTGGCTGGTAGAGTTGTCAGGTCCGGGCCAGGGTGGAGCGAGCGTACGTACCCTGTTGGAGGAGCTGTATGTACAAGCTGGAGCTTGCAAGGAATGGGGTCTCATCAGATACATTTCTGGAGTACTACGCAAAAGAGTGGAGGTCCTCTCTGAG GCCTGCACAGATCTTATTTCTCACCACAAGCAGATAACAGTGGGTCTTCCTCCTGAACCCAGAGAAAGAGTCATCACCGT TCCTCTTCCTCCCGAGGAGCTGAATTGTCTCATCTATGAAGCCAGTGGTCAGGACATCAGTGTTGCTGTTCTTACTCAG GAGATCATGGTCTACTTAGCCATGTATGTGCGCTCCCAGCCCGCCCTGTTTGGAGACATGCTCCGACTCAGAATAGGACTCATCATGCAAGTGATGGCCACTGAGCTGGCTCGCAGCCTGCGATGCTCTG GGGAGGAGGCCTCTGAAAGCCTGATGAGCCTGAGTCCTTTTGGCATGAAGAACCTGCTGCATCACATCCTTAGTGGCAAGGAGTTCGGGGTGGAGAAAAGCA TGCGGCCTATCCAGTCAACAGCCACCAGTCCTGCCATTTCCATCCATGAACTAGGACACACCGGAGCCACCAAGACGGAGCGTTCAGGAATACATAAACTCAAGAGTGAGATCAGACAG ATCCTCAGCGGTGGCGTCTCCACATGCAGCAATGTCACTTCGCCGCGCTCCACG CATTTCCAGCTCTGCAATATT CGCTGCAGCAGCCCCTCCACCCCGAGTGGGATGTTGTCCCCAGTGGGCTCTGGTGCAGGCGACGGACAGCTGCACTGGGAGGAGAGGCAAGGCCAGTGGTTGAGAAGACGCAGGCTGGATGGAGCTATCAACAGAGTACCAATGGGTTTCTACCAGAAGGTGTGGAAGATCCTCCAGAAGTGCCATGGTCTGTCCATTGATGGCTATGTGTTACCATCTTCTACTACAAGAGAG ATGACAGCGAAGGAAATCAAGTTTGCAGTGCAGGTGGAGTCTGTCCTCAACCATGTGCCTCAACCGGAATACAGACAGCTGCTGGTGGAGACTTTGACGGTTCTTGGCCTGGTAGCGGATGTGGATGTTGACAACATTGGTGGCATCATCCATGTGGACCGCATCCTACACATGGCTAACAACCTCTTCCTCTGCGACCAG AAGTCTAAAAGCGCCTGTGAgtatttcctggagaaggatccAGCAACGGGCATCTGCAACTTTTTCTATGATAGCGCCCCCAGTGGTCGCTATGGCACAATGACATATTTGTCCAAAGCTGTCATCACCTACGTCCAGGACTTCCTGCCGACTTCCAGCTGCATGATGCAGTGA
- the phka2 gene encoding phosphorylase b kinase regulatory subunit alpha, liver isoform isoform X5 — translation MRSRSNSGVRLDGYARLVQETILCHQNPVTGLLPASTHKKDAWVRDNVYSILAVWGLGMAYRKNADRDEDKAKAYELEQSVVKLMQGLLRCMMRQVAKVEKFKHTQSTKDCLHAKYDTPTCATVVGDDQWGHLQVDATSIYLLMLAQMTASGLCIISNMDEVAFIQNLVFYIEAAYKVADYGMWERGDKTNQGIPELNGSSVGIAKAALEAIDELDLFGAHGGPKSVIHVLPDEVEHCQSILCSMLPRASTSKEIDAGLLSVISFPAFAVEDADLVAITKSEIISKLQGRYGCCRFIRDGYRCPKEDPSRLHYDPAELKLFENIECEWPVFWTYLILDGVFTGDQVQVQEYREALEAVLIRGKNGIKLLPELYAVPSDKVDEEYSNPHTVDRVATGQVPHMWGQSLYILSCLLAEGFLAPGEIDPLNRRFSTNLKPDVVVQVCVLAESEDIQNLLSDHGIKVQMLSDVHPIRVLPARILSHVYVRLGNCKKLNLSGRPYRHIGVLGTSKFYEIRNRSYIFTPQFLDQHHFYLALDNQMIVEMLRTEVAYLSSCWRMTGRPTLTFPITRSMLVEDGNTIDPCILATLRKLQDGYFAGARMQMSELSTLQTTSFHTRLSFLDEETDDSLLDEVEEKDKDYGEEYSNCEPSDGSNNMFDQYLTQLLHSTTTRRHLPPIQSGQHHVFSAEHTTRDILSFMAQVQGLHVPKSSMYLPVTPLMNKHRKSLNLLEVPQPSPHGVKHKSHSAADLHLPRDAQGNTDFASLVRQLKECPTLQDQADILYVLYVMKGADWLVELSGPGQGGASVRTLLEELYVQAGACKEWGLIRYISGVLRKRVEVLSEACTDLISHHKQITVGLPPEPRERVITVPLPPEELNCLIYEASGQDISVAVLTQEIMVYLAMYVRSQPALFGDMLRLRIGLIMQVMATELARSLRCSGEEASESLMSLSPFGMKNLLHHILSGKEFGVEKSMRPIQSTATSPAISIHELGHTGATKTERSGIHKLKSEIRQLDDSRPLSRCSSPSTPSGMLSPVGSGAGDGQLHWEERQGQWLRRRRLDGAINRVPMGFYQKVWKILQKCHGLSIDGYVLPSSTTREMTAKEIKFAVQVESVLNHVPQPEYRQLLVETLTVLGLVADVDVDNIGGIIHVDRILHMANNLFLCDQKSKSACEYFLEKDPATGICNFFYDSAPSGRYGTMTYLSKAVITYVQDFLPTSSCMMQ, via the exons ATGAGGAGCCGCAGTAATTCAGGAGTGAGGCTGGATGGATATGCCAGGCTGGTCCAGGAGACTATCTTGTGCCACCAG aacCCAGTGACAGGGCTGCTGCCTGCCAGCACCCACAAGAAGGATGCCTGGGTGAGGGATAATGTGTACAGTATTCTAGCTGTGTGGGGGCTGGGCATGGCTTATCGCAAGAATGCAGACCGGGATGAGGACAAGGCCAAAGCTTACGAACTGGAGCAG aGTGTAGTCAAACTGATGCAAGGACTTCTACGTTGCATGATGAGGCAG GTTGCCAAAGTGGAGAAGTTCAAACATACTCAGAGCACCAAGGATTGTTTGCATGCCAAATATGACACTCCCACCTGTGCCACTGTGGTTGGAGATGACCAGTGGGGTCATCTTCAGGTGGACGCCACCTCCATTTACTTACTGATGCTGGCACAGATGACAGCGTCAG GTCTTTGTATCATCTCAAACATGGATGAGGTAGCTTTTATCCAAAACTTGGTCTTCTACATAGAGGCAGCATACAAGGTGGCG GACTATGGGATGTGGGAGCGTGGTGACAAAACCAACCAGGGAATTCCGGAACTCAATGGTAGCTCTGTCGGAATTGCAAAG GCAGCTCTTGAGGCTATAGATGAGCTGGATCTTTTTGGTGCCCATGGAGGCCCGAAGTCGGTCATCCATGTTCTTCCTGATGAAGTGGAGCACTGTCAG TCCATTCTGTGCTCCATGCTGCCTAGAGCTTCTACTTCCAAGGAGATAGATGCTGGTCTTCTGTCTGTTATTTCTTTCCCTGCCTTTGCAGTGGAGGATGCTGACCTGGTGGCCATCACCAAGTCAGAAATCATCAGCAAATTGCAG GGACGTTATGGCTGCTGTCGCTTCATTAGGGATGGATATCGTTGTCCTAAAGAG GACCCATCCCGGCTGCATTATGATCCTGCTGAGCTGAAACTGTTTGAGAATATTGAATGTGAGTGGCCGGTATTCTGGACTTACCTCATTCTTGATGGTGTCTTTACAGGAGACCAAGTGCAG GTGCAGGAATACCGTGAGGCACTGGAGGCTGTTTTGATCCGAGGAAAAAACGGCATCAAATTACTGCCTGAACTTTATGCTGTACCAAGTGACAAG GTGGACGAGGAGTACAGCAACCCCCACACTGTGGATAGAGTAGCCACGGGACAGGTGCCTCACATGTGGGGACAATCACTTTACATCCTGAGCTGTCTTCTTGCTGAG GGCTTTTTGGCACCAGGAGAGATAGATCCTCTCAACAGACGCTTCTCTACCAATTTAAAACCAGATGTCGTTGTGCAAG TTTGTGTCTTAGCAGAGTCAGAGGACATCCAGAACTTGTTGAGTGATCATGGCATAAAGGTCCAGATGTTGTCTGACGTTCACCCTATTAGGGTCCTGCCTGCTCGCATCCTGAGCCATGTCTATGTCCGACTGG GGAATTGCAAAAAGCTAAATTTAAGTGGGAGGCCTTACAGACATATTGGAGTTTTGGGAACATCCAAGTTTTATGAGATCAGGAACCGCTCTTATATATTCACCCCTCAG TTTCTGGATCAGCATCATTTCTACTTGGCCCTCGACAACCAGATGATCGTGGAGATGTTGCGAACGGAGGTGGCCTACCTCTCCTCCTGCTGGAGAATGACAGGACGGCCCACTCTGACTTTCCCCATCACCCGCAGCATGCTTG TGGAAGATGGCAATACAATTGATCCGTGTATCCTAGCTACACTCAGGAAGCTGCAGGATGGCTATTTTGCTGGAGCAAG GATGCAGATGTCGGAGCTCTCCACTCTGCAAACCACTTCCTTCCACACTCGCCTCAGCTTCCTGGATGAAGAGACTGATGACAGCTTGCTTGACGAGGTTGAGGAAAAGGATAAAGACTATGGTGAAGAATACAGCAACTGTGAGCCTTCGG ATGGCTCAAACAACATGTTTGACCAGTACCTCACTCAGCTTCTCCACAGCACCACCACCCGGCGTCATCTTCCTCCCATCCAGAGCGGGCAGCACCACGTGTTCAGTGCTGAACACACCACCAGAGACATCCTGTCCTTTATGGCCCAGGTTCAGGGTCTTCACGTGCCCA AGTCTTCCATGTATCTTCCTGTTACTCCTCTCATGAACAAGCACCGTAAATCTCTCAACCTGCTCGAGGTACCTCAGCCTAGCCCACATGGAGTAAAGCACAAG TCTCACAGCGCTGCTGATCTTCACCTGCCTCGAGATGCGCAGGGCAACACTGACTTTGCATCACTGGTGAGGCAGCTGAAGGAGTGCCCCACTCTGCAGGACCAAGCGGACATTCTTTATGTCCTCTATGTGATGAA AGGAGCTGATTGGCTGGTAGAGTTGTCAGGTCCGGGCCAGGGTGGAGCGAGCGTACGTACCCTGTTGGAGGAGCTGTATGTACAAGCTGGAGCTTGCAAGGAATGGGGTCTCATCAGATACATTTCTGGAGTACTACGCAAAAGAGTGGAGGTCCTCTCTGAG GCCTGCACAGATCTTATTTCTCACCACAAGCAGATAACAGTGGGTCTTCCTCCTGAACCCAGAGAAAGAGTCATCACCGT TCCTCTTCCTCCCGAGGAGCTGAATTGTCTCATCTATGAAGCCAGTGGTCAGGACATCAGTGTTGCTGTTCTTACTCAG GAGATCATGGTCTACTTAGCCATGTATGTGCGCTCCCAGCCCGCCCTGTTTGGAGACATGCTCCGACTCAGAATAGGACTCATCATGCAAGTGATGGCCACTGAGCTGGCTCGCAGCCTGCGATGCTCTG GGGAGGAGGCCTCTGAAAGCCTGATGAGCCTGAGTCCTTTTGGCATGAAGAACCTGCTGCATCACATCCTTAGTGGCAAGGAGTTCGGGGTGGAGAAAAGCA TGCGGCCTATCCAGTCAACAGCCACCAGTCCTGCCATTTCCATCCATGAACTAGGACACACCGGAGCCACCAAGACGGAGCGTTCAGGAATACATAAACTCAAGAGTGAGATCAGACAG TTGGATGACTCTCGGCCACTCAGT CGCTGCAGCAGCCCCTCCACCCCGAGTGGGATGTTGTCCCCAGTGGGCTCTGGTGCAGGCGACGGACAGCTGCACTGGGAGGAGAGGCAAGGCCAGTGGTTGAGAAGACGCAGGCTGGATGGAGCTATCAACAGAGTACCAATGGGTTTCTACCAGAAGGTGTGGAAGATCCTCCAGAAGTGCCATGGTCTGTCCATTGATGGCTATGTGTTACCATCTTCTACTACAAGAGAG ATGACAGCGAAGGAAATCAAGTTTGCAGTGCAGGTGGAGTCTGTCCTCAACCATGTGCCTCAACCGGAATACAGACAGCTGCTGGTGGAGACTTTGACGGTTCTTGGCCTGGTAGCGGATGTGGATGTTGACAACATTGGTGGCATCATCCATGTGGACCGCATCCTACACATGGCTAACAACCTCTTCCTCTGCGACCAG AAGTCTAAAAGCGCCTGTGAgtatttcctggagaaggatccAGCAACGGGCATCTGCAACTTTTTCTATGATAGCGCCCCCAGTGGTCGCTATGGCACAATGACATATTTGTCCAAAGCTGTCATCACCTACGTCCAGGACTTCCTGCCGACTTCCAGCTGCATGATGCAGTGA